The following coding sequences lie in one Halorhabdus rudnickae genomic window:
- a CDS encoding succinylglutamate desuccinylase/aspartoacylase family protein: MTSLGTASADPGEIDTGRLQVGETRDGSPVGLPVAVVNGRDDGDTLYLQAASDGDELNGVGVLNRLVPELDPQQLRGTILLVGIVNYHGFQVAEHRNPLDDTKLNRAFPGEETGTTSERIAAATFEAATRADLILDLHQGSTSRMIDETRVRCGSRHRLHDDCLELAKAFGCGYVLDQKGPDGQLARAAPDEGIPTIDPELGGAVGWDESSIQAGLDGVWNVLKHYDFLAEQATMAAQTRAGGFDQYGAPAGGLIRFEPDLGDRVESGETLFTVTDVFGSVKERVSADSSGIFWRTRRLPQVGTGEYVCSVGTDVDSY; this comes from the coding sequence ATGACGAGTCTGGGCACGGCCAGTGCCGATCCCGGCGAGATCGACACCGGACGGCTACAGGTCGGCGAGACGCGCGACGGGAGCCCGGTCGGCCTGCCGGTCGCGGTCGTCAACGGGCGCGACGACGGTGACACACTTTATCTCCAGGCGGCCAGCGACGGCGACGAACTCAACGGCGTTGGCGTCCTCAACCGCCTCGTCCCCGAACTCGATCCCCAGCAGCTCCGAGGGACGATCCTGCTCGTCGGGATCGTCAACTACCACGGGTTCCAGGTGGCCGAACACCGCAACCCGCTGGACGATACGAAGCTCAACCGGGCTTTTCCGGGCGAGGAAACCGGGACGACCAGCGAACGCATCGCCGCGGCGACCTTCGAGGCGGCCACCCGGGCGGACCTCATTTTGGATCTCCACCAAGGGTCGACCAGTCGGATGATCGACGAGACGCGCGTCCGATGTGGGTCGCGCCACCGCCTGCACGACGACTGCCTCGAACTCGCGAAGGCCTTCGGCTGCGGGTACGTCCTCGACCAGAAAGGACCAGACGGCCAGCTGGCGCGGGCGGCCCCCGACGAGGGCATCCCGACGATCGACCCCGAACTCGGCGGGGCAGTTGGCTGGGACGAATCCTCGATTCAGGCCGGACTCGACGGCGTATGGAACGTACTCAAACACTACGACTTCCTCGCCGAGCAGGCGACGATGGCTGCCCAGACACGGGCGGGCGGGTTCGACCAGTACGGCGCGCCGGCTGGCGGGCTGATCAGGTTCGAACCCGACCTCGGCGACCGCGTCGAATCGGGCGAGACGCTGTTTACCGTCACCGACGTGTTCGGCTCGGTCAAAGAGCGGGTCAGTGCCGACTCTTCGGGAATCTTTTGGCGAACGCGTCGACTCCCGCAGGTGGGGACCGGCGAGTACGTCTGCTCTGTCGGAACCGACGTGGATTCGTACTGA
- a CDS encoding PDC sensor domain-containing protein: MNLSSIPSMLVPGFIRRRYLAKFVLAILSVVLVIAAVGAVSYVEINGTVRADANAQLETTAEMQAEQISSWVESLTVQTRTASASPVLREGNTQEVQGHLVEEQARMGVNVRAIHYIDAATGKIVTSTNPVYRDTTLESLEEPWADKEFRSGFDLDEEVWTSPQAYESPTLDDQVMAFASPVPDRPDRVVVVIGTLEYRIEQLQQENTSQSTVILDAEGNDVFQSANTSIDSGGDALEAALGGRVTRTSNGGTVQAYVPVSNTPWVAVSRVPAEEAYGVATNVGHNVILMVLLSLGALGIVAVVLGRQTVAPLTTLRDRAAKMEAGDLEVELETDRIDEIGRLYDGFDSMRNSLREQITEAEQARKQAEVSRAEAMEMNEYLQDKAEEYSQIMGECASGDLTQRMETDGENDAMDRIATDFNEMIEELENTTGQLRHFAKEVEQAGESVESSAESLRGASEQVAESIQRISDDAYKQRERLDDLSTTIENIVDQLEPIARETDVDVQTSLDQLRDVTETVEELAEAVEVTMAESENVAGAAEEQTAELSEVSQRAQDLTRYAGPLKDVLDSFETESKHEFYFPTGAGSPTVNEEE, from the coding sequence ATGAATCTGTCTTCGATCCCATCGATGCTCGTTCCGGGGTTCATCAGACGCCGGTACCTCGCAAAGTTCGTCCTCGCCATCCTGTCGGTTGTCCTCGTGATTGCTGCGGTGGGAGCAGTCAGTTACGTAGAAATCAACGGGACGGTTCGGGCAGACGCCAATGCGCAGCTTGAAACGACTGCGGAAATGCAGGCCGAGCAAATCAGCTCCTGGGTCGAGTCTCTGACTGTCCAGACCCGCACAGCGTCTGCGTCTCCTGTCCTACGGGAAGGCAATACACAGGAGGTCCAAGGCCACCTCGTCGAAGAACAGGCCCGGATGGGCGTCAACGTCCGGGCGATACACTACATCGATGCCGCTACTGGGAAGATTGTCACGAGTACGAACCCGGTCTATCGAGACACGACACTGGAGAGTCTCGAAGAACCCTGGGCCGACAAAGAGTTCCGGAGTGGGTTCGATCTTGACGAGGAAGTGTGGACATCCCCGCAGGCCTACGAGTCACCGACGCTGGACGACCAAGTCATGGCCTTTGCCAGCCCGGTCCCGGATCGGCCCGACCGTGTCGTCGTGGTCATCGGGACACTGGAGTACCGTATCGAACAGTTACAACAAGAGAACACCTCACAGTCGACAGTCATCCTCGACGCAGAGGGGAACGACGTTTTCCAATCGGCCAACACATCGATCGACAGCGGTGGCGATGCACTCGAAGCCGCACTCGGTGGACGAGTGACCCGGACAAGCAACGGCGGGACCGTCCAGGCGTACGTTCCAGTCAGCAATACCCCTTGGGTCGCTGTCTCTAGAGTTCCCGCTGAGGAAGCCTACGGGGTGGCGACCAACGTTGGACACAACGTCATCTTAATGGTGTTGCTGAGCCTTGGAGCGCTGGGTATCGTCGCAGTCGTGCTCGGCCGTCAGACTGTCGCACCACTGACAACACTACGCGATCGGGCAGCAAAGATGGAAGCTGGTGATCTCGAGGTCGAGCTGGAGACAGACCGCATCGACGAGATCGGTCGCCTATACGATGGATTTGACAGTATGCGTAACTCGTTGCGCGAACAGATAACCGAGGCCGAGCAAGCTCGCAAGCAGGCGGAGGTTTCCCGGGCAGAAGCGATGGAGATGAACGAGTACCTCCAGGATAAAGCCGAGGAATACAGCCAGATCATGGGCGAGTGTGCAAGCGGCGATCTCACTCAACGGATGGAAACCGACGGCGAGAACGACGCGATGGACCGGATCGCCACCGACTTCAACGAGATGATCGAGGAACTGGAGAACACGACCGGCCAGCTCAGGCACTTCGCCAAGGAAGTCGAGCAGGCCGGTGAAAGTGTCGAAAGCTCGGCTGAAAGTCTTCGAGGTGCCTCAGAGCAGGTCGCAGAATCGATCCAACGTATCTCCGACGATGCCTACAAGCAGCGTGAACGACTCGACGATCTCTCGACGACAATCGAGAATATCGTCGATCAGCTCGAACCGATCGCACGGGAGACCGATGTCGACGTTCAGACGTCGCTCGACCAGCTCAGAGACGTGACTGAAACGGTCGAGGAACTCGCTGAGGCAGTCGAAGTGACCATGGCCGAATCCGAAAACGTCGCTGGTGCTGCAGAGGAGCAGACAGCTGAACTCTCGGAAGTATCACAGCGGGCACAGGACTTGACCCGGTATGCCGGACCGCTCAAGGACGTTCTCGATAGTTTCGAAACTGAATCGAAACACGAGTTCTACTTCCCGACTGGAGCGGGTTCGCCAACAGTAAACGAAGAAGAGTAA
- a CDS encoding ABC transporter substrate-binding protein → MGARPTRRQLLSGICGGGVAALSGCAGSIPGFSSGGSDGRDGIDRTIKIGTMLPLSGPRSAIGESVREAAVLPIDQVRDEVALTFKQRSVDTESDPTTAARKAKSLVEEGYPMVTGPLDSDIVLQATQQVLIPYKTVCCSPGATTPTLTTLNDLGYVFRTAISDRIQGSLLADTVARRLDYDTAGTLYVNNDYGWQLSQAFSQSFRRDYGSTITDQVPIENTSNSYIEAIEQATEGDPDALVLVAYPEMGESLLSDVLSRTDADILCTDSLRTGEMHDRVERSLDGVRGLAPLVDGPGSETFANLYMEATGNEPGVFESYAYDGTAVLLLANAYAGKNDAKSIQHAIRRVTSSGGTEITPDTLADGLRRAARGQSIEYRGASNETRFDENGDPTDTTFEYWAYDNSADSGITELDRIKP, encoded by the coding sequence ATGGGCGCTAGACCGACCCGTAGACAGCTCCTCTCGGGAATCTGTGGTGGCGGGGTAGCCGCTTTGAGCGGTTGCGCCGGTTCCATTCCTGGGTTCAGCTCGGGTGGGAGTGACGGACGCGACGGAATCGATCGGACAATCAAAATCGGGACGATGCTTCCGCTGAGTGGTCCTCGAAGTGCAATCGGGGAATCCGTTCGGGAGGCCGCCGTGCTACCGATCGATCAAGTTCGAGACGAAGTTGCTCTCACATTCAAGCAGCGATCTGTCGATACGGAGAGTGATCCGACTACGGCCGCCCGGAAAGCCAAATCGCTGGTCGAAGAGGGGTACCCGATGGTTACTGGTCCGCTCGATTCGGATATCGTCTTGCAAGCGACCCAGCAGGTGTTGATTCCATACAAAACCGTCTGCTGTTCTCCGGGAGCGACCACACCGACGCTCACAACGCTCAACGACCTCGGGTACGTCTTCCGGACCGCTATCTCCGATAGGATTCAGGGGAGCCTTCTGGCCGACACCGTGGCCAGGAGACTCGATTACGACACTGCGGGTACTCTCTACGTGAATAACGATTACGGATGGCAGCTAAGTCAGGCGTTTAGCCAATCCTTTCGCCGAGATTACGGCAGCACGATAACCGACCAGGTCCCCATCGAAAATACGTCAAATTCCTACATTGAGGCGATCGAACAGGCCACGGAGGGTGATCCCGACGCGCTCGTCCTCGTTGCGTATCCGGAGATGGGCGAGTCACTGTTGTCCGATGTGCTGTCTCGAACCGACGCAGATATTCTCTGTACTGACAGCCTACGGACCGGCGAGATGCACGACCGAGTCGAACGCTCACTCGATGGGGTCCGTGGGCTTGCACCCCTCGTCGACGGTCCGGGAAGCGAGACTTTCGCCAATCTCTACATGGAGGCGACCGGCAACGAGCCGGGTGTCTTCGAGTCGTATGCCTACGATGGGACGGCAGTGTTGTTGCTCGCAAACGCATATGCCGGGAAAAACGACGCCAAATCGATCCAGCATGCTATTCGACGTGTCACGAGTTCGGGTGGAACTGAGATTACGCCCGATACACTTGCCGACGGCCTCCGCCGTGCAGCACGGGGCCAATCCATCGAATATCGGGGAGCGTCTAACGAAACGCGGTTCGACGAAAACGGCGACCCGACGGATACGACCTTCGAGTATTGGGCGTACGACAACAGTGCTGATAGTGGAATTACGGAACTCGATCGAATCAAACCATGA